One stretch of Candidatus Eremiobacterota bacterium DNA includes these proteins:
- a CDS encoding M56 family metallopeptidase — MTPFVPAGIESPALAVVAYIVDSAWEAVAIVALAALVIRLFKRANATTRYAVWYIALLAVIVLPAVTVAAMLLAPHALAQGPRIALPHAVTLIAAALWGVGALAGLLRIAVGYAALAKLQRDALPLPPGYREAMPLWEESIGRGRETRLCVSSNVAVPVAVGLFDGMILMPDHLLESFDRADVDRFSLHEMAHLQRRDDWTCALERIACAVLFFNPAVRWIARQLDLEREVACDDWVVAQTREVRPYAVGLTKMAEATKWPHRAVPTPAIFASRKSISIRIERLLNKHRDVRPTLTGGPAVACGAAILAASAVLLSVAPVIGSVNTAAAPLEVGKAQPGPAMRRKQPVKPPALAHAKWPARVAVDSGLAGRTRHPLETVNAQVSANTQVSAANAQVAASNARVAAARRDVTASTARIAAANAHLKRQLKTSSAVLATSNGFVVTSNGQVARSNADVAAANALVAAANGRLKTTTLTIDTAHHHAMMIPPLNGTAELEVLQHRLMQSQHAVELQSVAPLPRERLMAVSGQLAQVMAQAAPQPHPQPRRADYLDALSAAGYANLSADDMIALHDNGVSGSLIVASARYFNPRPSVKELIALSTSGVSGTYIEELSRYGLRAGPSDVRAYTLNGVSAPYAAIVLHAYPMLGTSSVIQLMQNGVPSRLVAGLRERGYAPTLSEIVELAQHGVSLEYVDAVNAHRGARMSLPEIVKLHDHGVSADAS, encoded by the coding sequence ATGACGCCGTTCGTTCCGGCCGGGATCGAGTCGCCGGCGCTCGCCGTCGTCGCGTACATCGTCGACAGCGCGTGGGAAGCAGTGGCGATCGTCGCGCTCGCGGCGCTGGTGATCCGGCTGTTCAAGCGCGCCAACGCGACGACGCGCTACGCCGTCTGGTACATCGCGCTGCTCGCCGTCATCGTGCTGCCGGCGGTGACGGTGGCCGCGATGTTGCTCGCGCCGCACGCGCTCGCGCAAGGACCGCGAATCGCGCTGCCGCACGCCGTGACGCTGATCGCCGCGGCGCTGTGGGGCGTCGGCGCGCTGGCCGGGCTGCTACGGATCGCGGTGGGCTACGCCGCGCTCGCGAAGCTTCAGCGCGACGCGCTTCCGCTGCCGCCCGGCTACCGCGAGGCGATGCCGCTGTGGGAAGAGTCGATCGGGCGCGGCCGCGAGACGCGGCTGTGCGTTTCCTCGAACGTCGCGGTGCCGGTCGCGGTCGGCCTCTTCGACGGCATGATCTTGATGCCCGACCACCTGCTCGAAAGCTTCGACCGCGCCGACGTCGACCGCTTCAGCCTGCACGAGATGGCGCACTTGCAGCGCCGCGACGACTGGACGTGCGCGCTCGAGCGGATCGCGTGCGCGGTGCTCTTCTTCAACCCCGCCGTGCGCTGGATCGCGCGCCAGCTCGACCTCGAGCGCGAGGTCGCGTGCGACGACTGGGTCGTCGCGCAGACGCGCGAGGTGCGCCCGTACGCGGTCGGGCTCACGAAGATGGCCGAGGCGACGAAGTGGCCGCACCGAGCGGTTCCGACCCCGGCAATCTTCGCCTCGCGCAAGAGCATCTCGATTCGCATCGAGCGGCTGCTGAACAAGCACCGCGACGTGCGCCCCACGCTGACCGGCGGCCCCGCCGTCGCGTGCGGCGCGGCGATCCTAGCCGCCTCGGCGGTGCTGCTCTCCGTCGCGCCGGTGATCGGCAGCGTCAACACGGCGGCCGCGCCGCTGGAGGTGGGCAAAGCGCAGCCCGGACCAGCGATGCGAAGAAAGCAGCCGGTGAAGCCGCCTGCGCTCGCGCACGCAAAGTGGCCGGCTCGCGTGGCGGTCGATTCGGGGCTCGCGGGGAGGACGCGGCATCCGCTCGAGACGGTGAACGCGCAGGTCTCCGCCAATACGCAGGTCTCCGCCGCCAATGCGCAGGTCGCCGCCTCCAACGCGCGCGTGGCCGCCGCGCGCCGGGACGTCACAGCGTCCACCGCGCGCATTGCGGCCGCGAACGCGCATCTCAAGAGACAGCTGAAAACGTCGAGCGCGGTGCTCGCGACGTCGAATGGATTCGTCGTGACCTCGAACGGACAAGTTGCGAGGTCGAACGCCGACGTCGCCGCGGCGAACGCGCTCGTCGCGGCAGCGAACGGGCGGCTGAAGACGACTACCCTCACGATCGACACGGCGCATCATCACGCCATGATGATCCCGCCCTTGAACGGCACGGCCGAGCTCGAAGTGTTGCAGCACCGGCTCATGCAGTCGCAGCATGCCGTCGAGCTGCAAAGCGTCGCGCCGCTTCCGCGGGAGCGGCTGATGGCCGTTTCCGGGCAGCTCGCACAAGTGATGGCGCAGGCGGCGCCGCAGCCGCATCCGCAGCCGAGACGCGCGGACTATCTCGACGCGCTCTCGGCCGCCGGCTACGCGAACCTCAGTGCCGACGACATGATCGCGCTGCACGACAACGGCGTAAGCGGCAGCTTGATCGTCGCGTCGGCGCGCTACTTCAACCCGCGGCCGAGCGTGAAGGAGCTCATCGCGCTCTCTACCTCCGGCGTGTCGGGAACCTACATCGAGGAGCTCAGCCGATACGGCTTGCGCGCCGGGCCGAGCGACGTCCGCGCATACACGCTGAACGGCGTCTCGGCGCCGTACGCGGCGATCGTGCTGCACGCCTATCCGATGCTGGGCACGTCCTCGGTGATCCAGCTCATGCAGAACGGCGTTCCCTCGCGGCTCGTCGCCGGGCTGCGCGAGCGCGGCTATGCGCCGACGCTCTCGGAGATCGTGGAGCTTGCGCAGCACGGCGTCTCGCTCGAGTACGTCGACGCGGTGAACGCGCATCGCGGCGCGCGGATGAGCCTGCCGGAGATCGTCAAGCTCCACGACCACGGGGTGAGCGCCGATGCGAGCTAA
- a CDS encoding pyridoxal phosphate-dependent aminotransferase: MNPRVAAIEPSLIRTIAAKKKPGAIDLGLGEPTILPQQRFIEAATHWAAEHGVKYTVNAGDAALRERIAAHYAYPGMSEARNVCVTTGSQEAVYVAIKTLCDPARDELLVVDPSFPAYAKMAQLEGIAYRRVHMRAEEDFRYDMDAILDAIDRATRVLVIASPANPTGRVLHDADARRLAEGLLARGGPPVWVLQDEIYRELTYVDDPGYVARYYPHTVVANSLSKSNALTGMRIGWLLAPDGAIEALVKTHAWVTSTASAFGQRVAYEIFGEPGALSEQSAWYRAQHARVTAALDASGLRYVPVDGAFYACVKLPQGNDSLAAALDLVENRGVVAIPGRIFGDSLEGWLRLSWVAPVKHLEEGLRRIAAI; the protein is encoded by the coding sequence ATGAATCCCCGCGTAGCAGCGATCGAACCGTCGCTAATTCGAACGATCGCCGCGAAGAAGAAGCCCGGCGCGATCGACCTGGGACTCGGGGAGCCGACGATCCTGCCGCAGCAGCGGTTCATCGAGGCGGCGACGCACTGGGCGGCGGAGCACGGGGTGAAGTACACCGTCAACGCGGGCGACGCCGCGCTGCGCGAGCGGATCGCGGCGCACTACGCATACCCCGGGATGTCGGAGGCGCGCAACGTCTGCGTGACGACCGGCTCACAAGAGGCGGTGTACGTAGCGATCAAGACGCTGTGCGATCCGGCGCGCGACGAACTGCTGGTCGTCGACCCGTCGTTTCCGGCGTACGCGAAGATGGCGCAGCTCGAAGGGATCGCCTACCGCCGCGTGCACATGCGCGCGGAAGAGGACTTCCGCTACGACATGGACGCGATCCTCGATGCGATCGACCGCGCGACGCGCGTGCTCGTCATCGCCTCGCCGGCAAACCCGACCGGACGCGTCCTGCACGACGCGGACGCGCGCCGGCTTGCCGAAGGCCTGCTCGCGCGCGGCGGCCCGCCGGTGTGGGTGCTGCAGGACGAAATCTACCGCGAGCTTACCTACGTCGACGATCCCGGCTACGTCGCGAGGTACTATCCGCACACGGTCGTGGCGAACTCACTCTCGAAGTCGAACGCGCTGACCGGAATGCGCATCGGCTGGCTCCTCGCCCCTGACGGCGCGATCGAAGCGCTCGTCAAAACGCACGCCTGGGTCACCTCGACCGCGAGCGCGTTCGGCCAGCGTGTCGCCTACGAGATCTTCGGCGAGCCCGGCGCGCTCAGCGAGCAGTCGGCATGGTACCGTGCCCAGCACGCGCGCGTCACCGCGGCGCTCGACGCGAGCGGCCTGCGCTACGTCCCGGTCGACGGCGCGTTCTACGCCTGCGTGAAGCTCCCGCAGGGCAACGACTCGCTCGCCGCCGCACTCGATCTCGTCGAGAACCGCGGCGTCGTCGCGATCCCCGGCCGCATCTTCGGCGACTCACTGGAAGGCTGGCTGCGCTTGAGCTGGGTCGCGCCCGTCAAACATCTCGAAGAAGGACTGCGTCGCATCGCCGCGATCTAA
- the ftcD gene encoding glutamate formimidoyltransferase has translation MTAHEFEIVPNVSEGRAAGVIDACIAAMEHEGARVVHRTSDPAHHRSVITAVGSGAQVVAASVALARVAQARIDLRVHRGAHPRIGALDVLPFVPLGEASLDEAVTLAHRAAARIWHEVGVPSYLYGAAASAPHREHLAEIRRGEFEGLAERLAREERWRFDYGDAAHASAGAIAIGARPFLIAYNVELASADLALAQRIARILRASSGGLRTLKCLGLRLAPDRVQVSCNVTDVDAVPLYRVTELVRRAAARERVAVLRSELIGLAPRRAIDRSARAYAAAEHDR, from the coding sequence GTGACCGCGCACGAGTTCGAGATCGTTCCGAACGTCAGCGAGGGGCGCGCCGCCGGCGTGATCGATGCGTGCATAGCTGCGATGGAACACGAGGGCGCGCGGGTCGTGCACCGCACGAGCGATCCCGCCCATCACCGCAGCGTCATCACCGCGGTCGGCAGCGGCGCGCAGGTCGTCGCGGCGTCGGTCGCGCTCGCCCGCGTCGCGCAGGCGCGGATCGATCTGCGCGTGCACCGCGGCGCCCATCCGCGCATCGGCGCGCTCGACGTGCTGCCGTTCGTGCCGCTCGGCGAGGCGTCGCTCGACGAGGCGGTCACGCTCGCGCACCGCGCGGCGGCGCGGATCTGGCACGAGGTCGGCGTGCCCTCGTATCTGTACGGCGCCGCGGCGAGCGCGCCGCATCGCGAGCACCTCGCCGAGATTCGGCGCGGCGAGTTCGAAGGGCTCGCCGAGCGGCTTGCGCGCGAGGAGCGCTGGCGGTTCGACTACGGCGACGCCGCGCACGCCTCCGCCGGGGCGATCGCGATCGGGGCGCGGCCGTTTCTGATTGCGTACAACGTCGAGCTCGCGAGCGCCGACCTCGCGCTCGCTCAGCGAATTGCCAGAATACTGCGCGCCTCGAGCGGCGGCTTGCGCACGCTCAAGTGTCTCGGCTTGCGGCTCGCGCCCGACCGCGTCCAGGTTTCTTGCAACGTCACCGACGTCGACGCCGTCCCGCTCTACCGGGTGACCGAGCTGGTGCGGCGAGCGGCGGCGCGAGAGCGCGTGGCCGTGCTGCGCAGCGAGCTGATCGGGCTGGCGCCGCGGCGGGCGATCGATCGCAGCGCGCGGGCCTACGCGGCGGCGGAACACGACCGCTAG
- a CDS encoding S9 family peptidase — MTELIPRDVLFDYPEKVMPVLSPDGTRIAYLAPSDGALSVWVRTIGANDDRVVASDPKRPIRNALWAPDGTRVLYLQDTGGDENFHLFAADPDGNAEPVDLTPYEGTRVELQSVDPTRPDTILIAMNRRDARVFDVHRLDPRSGAETLDTQNPGTIAAFADDAEMRVRAGVIQHPDASTEIVVRDEVSAPWRTLARFEPDDGTPDLAGFTPDGSALYTVTSEGANAARLVRYDLASGKREEVAGDPQYDVAQVLFSPHTKTPIAAAVLRDRFDWVVLDAAYADDFAALARQVPGDVKIDSIDRADRRWLVSSTIDAGSLSYWTYDRDTKRAERLFVARPALERYTLAEMKPVTYPARDGLTIHAYLSTPAGVEPRNLPTVLFVHGGPWARDVWGYNGYVQWLANRGYAVLQPNFRGSTGYGKAHMNAGDREWAGAMHHDLLDAKDWLVARGISDPARVAIMGASYGGYATLAALAFAPDAFACGVDIVGPSNLNTLLASIPPYWETLRATFTRRMGEDEAFLAAQSPLFKADAIRAPLLIGQGANDPRVKIAESDQIVEAMRRNGQPVTYVVFEDEGHGFARPENNKRFNAAVEAFLRDTLGGRAEPASPDESIEAYLR, encoded by the coding sequence ATGACCGAGCTGATCCCGCGCGACGTCCTGTTCGACTATCCCGAAAAAGTCATGCCCGTCCTCTCACCCGACGGAACGCGCATCGCGTACCTGGCGCCGTCGGACGGCGCGCTTTCGGTGTGGGTGCGCACGATCGGCGCGAACGACGACCGCGTCGTTGCCTCCGATCCGAAGCGCCCGATCCGCAACGCGCTCTGGGCGCCCGACGGCACGCGCGTCCTTTACCTGCAGGACACCGGCGGCGACGAGAACTTCCACCTCTTCGCCGCCGATCCGGACGGCAACGCCGAACCGGTCGACCTGACACCGTACGAAGGGACGCGCGTCGAGCTGCAGTCGGTCGACCCGACGCGGCCCGACACGATCCTGATCGCGATGAACCGCCGCGACGCGCGCGTCTTCGACGTGCACCGGCTGGACCCGCGGAGCGGCGCGGAGACGCTCGACACCCAGAATCCCGGCACCATCGCTGCGTTCGCCGACGACGCGGAGATGCGCGTGCGCGCCGGAGTCATTCAGCACCCCGACGCATCGACGGAGATCGTGGTGCGCGACGAGGTGAGCGCACCGTGGCGCACGCTGGCGCGCTTCGAACCCGACGACGGAACGCCCGACCTCGCCGGCTTCACCCCTGACGGCAGCGCGCTGTACACGGTCACCAGTGAGGGCGCGAACGCCGCGCGACTGGTGCGCTACGACCTTGCGAGCGGGAAGCGCGAAGAGGTCGCCGGCGATCCGCAGTACGACGTCGCGCAGGTGCTCTTTTCGCCGCACACCAAAACGCCGATCGCGGCGGCGGTTCTGCGCGACCGGTTCGACTGGGTGGTGTTGGATGCGGCCTACGCGGACGACTTCGCGGCGCTCGCGCGGCAGGTGCCGGGCGACGTGAAGATCGACTCGATCGACCGCGCGGACCGCAGGTGGCTCGTGTCGTCGACGATCGACGCCGGCTCGCTCTCGTATTGGACCTACGACCGCGACACGAAGCGGGCGGAACGGCTCTTCGTCGCGCGCCCGGCGCTCGAGCGCTACACGCTGGCCGAGATGAAGCCGGTCACGTACCCAGCGCGCGACGGGCTGACGATTCACGCCTACCTCAGTACGCCGGCAGGCGTCGAGCCGCGCAACCTGCCGACCGTGCTGTTCGTGCACGGCGGACCGTGGGCGCGCGACGTGTGGGGCTACAACGGCTACGTGCAGTGGCTCGCCAATCGCGGCTACGCCGTGCTGCAGCCGAACTTTCGCGGCTCGACCGGTTACGGCAAAGCGCACATGAACGCGGGCGACCGCGAGTGGGCCGGCGCGATGCACCACGATCTCCTCGACGCGAAAGACTGGCTGGTCGCGCGAGGGATCAGCGATCCGGCGCGGGTCGCGATCATGGGCGCCTCATACGGCGGCTACGCGACGCTGGCGGCGCTGGCGTTCGCGCCGGACGCGTTCGCCTGCGGGGTGGACATCGTGGGCCCGTCCAACTTGAACACGCTGCTCGCCTCGATCCCGCCGTACTGGGAGACGCTGCGCGCAACGTTCACCCGCCGCATGGGCGAGGACGAAGCGTTCCTCGCCGCGCAGTCGCCGCTCTTCAAAGCCGACGCGATCCGCGCGCCGCTGCTGATCGGCCAAGGCGCGAACGACCCGCGGGTGAAGATCGCCGAGTCGGACCAGATCGTCGAAGCGATGCGCCGCAACGGCCAGCCGGTGACCTACGTCGTCTTCGAGGACGAAGGCCACGGCTTCGCGCGTCCGGAGAACAACAAGCGCTTCAACGCCGCGGTCGAGGCCTTCTTGCGCGACACCCTCGGCGGCCGCGCCGAACCCGCAAGCCCCGACGAGTCGATCGAGGCGTATCTACGATAG
- a CDS encoding insulinase family protein → MPARRIVTALFALALLCLPLNLAPARAAQSVDAPAPQARTLANGLKVVVIEDHAAPVAQVHMWYRFGALDETPGKTGLAHALEHMMFRGTRDLSSAGLDDMTARLGAEVNAQTENEMTHFFFVVPSDRVETIVHLEADRMRGLKLDPADWNLERGAVLEEYAQKHSNPVSAFIYDVNQRVYPNSRLGETSLGAKADIEKATVADLRRYYDEWYHPNNATLTVAGDVKAADVFAEAERWFGKIPSAPLPARHTYALKPAVGTTYTTRSDFPYTIVDEAYAAPGNAKPYEHDQVRNDVALGAMFNPRGPFRTLVERGLVLDYNPTPLEDRRASVVHVMLIVAPGHTPGEVRSAYEKIMASLLAKGLDPDLFAASKRSELASMTYARDSIVGIGDAVGANMVFPGDTDPSEFDALYGAITRDEATAVARRVYAKASVVATLQPTQFDPEKAKPPAGVSSSVSDNFGNRTSNGPLVQPDWMKAALAKPLTLRSSVDPTVTTLPNGMRLLVQRVATNPTVFVDGLVRTSPSFDPPGKEGLGEVTSALLDYGSAKYDYDAQRKLADDRAAELSFGTAFSAHGRASDFGVLLDALADDVRHPLLPADKFSLVKSQLAAYTGRRALQAGYAAQRLFDAALYPAGDPALRVATERSIGNVTLDDVKAYHAQYVRPDLTTLVVVGDVDPAAVRAAVQRAFGDWTANGPKPDPHLPPIPLPKPTTRIVTTATQDVTVQLGAPALARSSPDYDPLTLANAIYGADGSLESRLFREVREQRGLVYSAASSLEANRDRGTFTVSFSAVPSKIDAAEELVRAELKRMQAEDVSAEELARAKTRVVATALNAEQATSAIAGDLLRIGLDDLAPTYYATLADRYASITAADVRRAAQTYFHPDNLVEVRIGPPG, encoded by the coding sequence ATGCCCGCTCGCCGCATCGTCACCGCGCTCTTCGCGCTTGCGCTGCTTTGTCTGCCGCTGAACCTTGCTCCGGCGCGCGCCGCGCAAAGCGTCGACGCGCCGGCCCCGCAGGCGCGCACGCTCGCCAACGGCCTGAAAGTCGTCGTCATCGAAGACCACGCCGCGCCGGTCGCGCAGGTGCACATGTGGTACCGCTTCGGCGCGCTCGACGAGACGCCCGGGAAGACCGGGCTCGCGCACGCGCTCGAGCACATGATGTTCCGCGGCACGCGCGACCTCTCGAGCGCGGGGCTCGACGACATGACGGCGCGGCTCGGCGCCGAGGTCAACGCGCAAACCGAGAACGAGATGACGCACTTCTTCTTCGTCGTCCCGTCCGACCGCGTTGAGACGATCGTGCACCTCGAAGCCGACCGGATGCGCGGGCTCAAGCTCGATCCCGCCGACTGGAACCTCGAGCGCGGCGCGGTCCTCGAAGAGTACGCGCAGAAGCACAGCAACCCGGTGAGCGCGTTCATCTACGACGTCAACCAGCGCGTCTATCCGAACTCGCGGCTCGGCGAGACCTCGCTCGGCGCGAAGGCCGACATCGAGAAAGCGACCGTCGCCGACCTGCGCCGCTACTACGACGAATGGTACCACCCGAACAACGCGACGCTCACCGTCGCCGGCGACGTGAAAGCCGCGGACGTCTTCGCGGAGGCGGAGCGCTGGTTCGGCAAGATACCTTCAGCGCCGCTCCCCGCGCGCCACACCTACGCGCTCAAGCCGGCGGTCGGCACGACGTACACCACCCGCTCGGACTTCCCGTACACGATCGTCGACGAAGCGTACGCGGCGCCGGGCAACGCCAAGCCGTACGAGCACGACCAGGTCCGCAACGACGTCGCGCTCGGCGCGATGTTCAACCCGCGCGGCCCGTTCCGCACGCTGGTCGAGCGCGGGCTCGTCCTCGACTACAACCCGACGCCGCTCGAGGACCGGCGCGCCTCCGTCGTGCACGTGATGCTGATCGTCGCGCCCGGGCACACCCCCGGCGAAGTGCGGAGCGCATACGAGAAGATCATGGCGAGCCTGCTCGCAAAGGGACTCGATCCCGATCTGTTCGCGGCCTCGAAGCGCTCCGAGCTCGCCTCGATGACGTATGCGCGCGACTCCATCGTCGGGATCGGCGACGCGGTCGGCGCGAACATGGTCTTCCCGGGTGATACCGATCCCTCGGAGTTCGACGCGCTCTACGGCGCGATCACGCGCGACGAGGCGACCGCCGTCGCGCGCCGCGTCTACGCGAAGGCGAGCGTCGTCGCGACGCTGCAGCCGACGCAGTTCGATCCGGAGAAGGCGAAGCCGCCGGCCGGCGTGAGCTCCTCGGTCAGCGACAACTTCGGAAACCGCACCTCGAACGGTCCGCTCGTGCAGCCGGACTGGATGAAGGCCGCGCTGGCGAAGCCGCTCACCTTGCGCAGCTCGGTCGACCCGACCGTCACCACGCTGCCGAACGGAATGCGTCTGCTGGTGCAGCGCGTTGCGACGAATCCCACCGTCTTCGTCGACGGGCTGGTGCGCACGTCGCCCTCGTTCGATCCGCCGGGGAAAGAAGGTCTGGGCGAGGTCACCTCGGCGCTGCTCGACTACGGCAGCGCGAAGTACGATTACGACGCGCAGCGCAAGCTCGCCGACGACCGCGCGGCGGAGCTCTCGTTCGGCACGGCGTTCTCGGCGCACGGCCGCGCGAGCGATTTCGGCGTGCTGCTCGACGCGCTCGCCGACGACGTGCGCCACCCGCTCCTTCCCGCCGACAAGTTCTCGCTGGTGAAGTCGCAGCTCGCAGCGTACACCGGCCGGCGCGCGCTGCAAGCGGGGTACGCAGCGCAGCGGCTCTTCGACGCGGCGCTCTATCCGGCCGGCGATCCGGCGCTGCGCGTCGCGACGGAGCGTTCGATCGGGAACGTCACGCTCGACGACGTCAAGGCGTATCACGCGCAGTACGTGCGCCCGGATCTGACCACGCTCGTCGTCGTCGGCGACGTCGATCCGGCGGCGGTGCGCGCAGCGGTGCAGCGCGCCTTCGGCGACTGGACCGCGAACGGGCCGAAGCCCGATCCCCACCTGCCGCCGATCCCGCTTCCGAAGCCGACGACGCGCATCGTCACCACCGCGACGCAGGACGTCACCGTGCAGCTCGGCGCGCCGGCGCTCGCGCGCAGCTCGCCCGACTACGACCCGCTCACGCTCGCCAACGCGATCTACGGCGCGGACGGCTCGCTGGAGTCCCGGCTCTTCCGCGAAGTCCGCGAACAGCGCGGGCTCGTGTACAGCGCGGCGAGCTCGCTGGAAGCGAACCGCGACCGCGGGACGTTCACGGTCTCGTTCAGCGCGGTCCCCTCGAAGATCGATGCCGCCGAAGAGCTGGTCCGCGCCGAGCTCAAGCGCATGCAGGCCGAGGACGTCAGCGCCGAGGAGCTAGCGCGCGCCAAGACGCGCGTCGTCGCGACGGCGCTGAACGCCGAGCAGGCGACGAGCGCGATCGCGGGCGACCTGCTGCGGATCGGCCTGGACGACCTCGCGCCGACATACTACGCCACGCTCGCCGACCGCTACGCCTCGATCACCGCGGCCGACGTGCGCCGCGCGGCGCAGACCTACTTCCATCCCGACAACCTGGTCGAGGTCCGCATCGGCCCGCCGGGCTGA
- the radA gene encoding DNA repair protein RadA → MAKAKSVYFCTACGFESGRWLGRCPSCEAWNTFEDAPVIKPAKGAQARAVAALRTAGPVPLAAVEGARVVRRRTGMAEFDALLGGGIVPGSLVLLGGPPGAGKSTLLLQLATKLARDGSRAVYVCGEESAAQTKLRAQRVGAAESLLVFPETNLRAIVDALERDVPEVLVVDSIQTMWLPEVESFAGSVSQVRDCTSVLMEFAKRTGCATFVVGHVTKDGAIAGPRLLEHLVDTVLYFEGDPSGEYRIVRAYKNRFGGIDEICVFAMDDGGLHEVADPSALFLHGRGARPSGSCVVPTLVGTRPVLVEIQALVGEAAYGTPRRLAANVDAARMAMIIAILERRAGMHLGGHDVYCSVAGGLRVAETGADLGIALAIASAFRDVALVPGTVAFGELGLSGEVRTVSQPARRAAESTKLGFTRLVTPEGARDLAAAIRLAFD, encoded by the coding sequence GTGGCGAAGGCCAAGTCGGTTTATTTCTGTACCGCGTGCGGGTTCGAGTCGGGGCGCTGGCTGGGTCGCTGTCCGTCGTGCGAGGCGTGGAACACGTTCGAGGACGCGCCGGTGATCAAGCCGGCGAAAGGCGCGCAGGCGCGCGCGGTCGCGGCGCTGCGGACGGCCGGGCCGGTTCCGCTGGCGGCGGTCGAGGGCGCGCGCGTCGTGCGGCGCCGCACCGGGATGGCCGAGTTCGACGCGCTGCTCGGCGGCGGGATCGTCCCCGGCAGCTTGGTGCTGCTCGGCGGGCCGCCCGGGGCGGGGAAGTCGACCCTGCTGCTGCAGCTCGCGACGAAGCTCGCGCGCGACGGCTCGCGCGCGGTGTACGTGTGCGGCGAGGAGTCCGCGGCGCAGACGAAGCTGCGCGCGCAGCGCGTCGGCGCGGCCGAGTCGCTGCTGGTCTTTCCGGAGACGAACTTGCGCGCGATCGTCGACGCGCTGGAGCGCGACGTTCCCGAGGTGCTCGTCGTCGACTCGATTCAAACGATGTGGCTGCCCGAAGTGGAATCCTTCGCCGGCAGCGTCTCGCAGGTTCGCGACTGCACGTCGGTCTTGATGGAGTTCGCCAAGCGGACCGGTTGCGCGACGTTCGTGGTCGGCCACGTCACGAAGGACGGCGCGATCGCCGGGCCGCGGCTGCTCGAGCACCTGGTCGACACCGTGCTCTACTTCGAAGGCGATCCGTCGGGCGAGTACCGCATCGTGCGCGCGTACAAGAACCGCTTCGGCGGGATCGACGAGATCTGCGTCTTCGCGATGGACGATGGCGGGCTGCACGAGGTCGCCGACCCGTCGGCGCTCTTTCTGCACGGGCGCGGGGCGCGCCCGAGCGGCTCGTGCGTCGTGCCGACGCTGGTCGGGACGCGCCCGGTGCTGGTCGAGATCCAAGCGCTGGTCGGCGAGGCCGCGTACGGCACGCCGCGCCGGCTCGCGGCCAACGTCGACGCGGCGCGCATGGCGATGATCATCGCGATCCTCGAGCGCCGCGCCGGCATGCACCTCGGCGGGCACGACGTCTACTGCTCGGTCGCCGGCGGCCTGCGCGTCGCGGAGACGGGCGCCGACCTCGGGATCGCGCTGGCGATCGCCTCGGCGTTTCGCGACGTCGCGCTCGTGCCCGGAACCGTCGCGTTCGGTGAGCTGGGGCTCTCCGGGGAGGTGCGGACCGTCTCGCAACCCGCGCGCCGGGCCGCCGAGTCGACGAAGCTCGGCTTCACCCGGCTCGTCACGCCGGAAGGCGCGCGCGACCTCGCCGCTGCAATCCGCCTTGCCTTCGACTGA
- a CDS encoding BlaI/MecI/CopY family transcriptional regulator produces MARRRTHGLTDAELRLMEVLWRDGPAKVSDVVDALPPPALSYSSVLTTLRILERKGYVAHEQLDRAYLYRAVVAREAAAETAVGHLVNRFFSDSPVELALQLVERDRPSEDELQRLRALIERYEEDAS; encoded by the coding sequence GTGGCCCGTCGCCGCACGCATGGTTTGACCGACGCGGAGCTTCGGCTCATGGAGGTTCTCTGGCGAGACGGACCGGCGAAGGTGAGCGACGTCGTGGACGCGCTCCCGCCGCCGGCGCTCTCGTACAGCAGCGTGCTGACGACGCTGCGCATCCTCGAGCGCAAGGGCTACGTCGCGCACGAGCAGCTCGACCGCGCGTATCTCTACCGTGCGGTGGTGGCGCGCGAAGCCGCCGCGGAAACCGCGGTCGGCCACCTCGTGAACCGCTTCTTCTCCGACTCGCCGGTCGAGCTCGCGCTGCAGCTCGTCGAGCGCGACCGCCCCTCCGAGGACGAGCTGCAGCGGCTCAGAGCGCTGATCGAACGCTACGAGGAGGATGCGTCATGA